A genomic region of Oncorhynchus mykiss isolate Arlee chromosome 2, USDA_OmykA_1.1, whole genome shotgun sequence contains the following coding sequences:
- the decr1 gene encoding 2,4-dienoyl-CoA reductase, mitochondrial isoform X1: MASTLLCRVSSISKTDLILPLKSLVYRRLFSSGTRALSETGPSQAKFFPANEGSMLLPGTYKGKVAFITGGGTGLGKGMTTTLSALGAECVIASRKLDVLKKTAEEITAQTGNKVHAVQCDVRDPKSIEAAVDQLVEVAGLPDVVINNAAGNFISPSEKLSANAWRTITDIVLNGTAFVTLELGKRLILAEKGAAFLAITTIYAETGSGFVVPSAAAKAGVETLCMSLAAEWGRYGLRFNVIQPGPIRTKGAFSRLDPTGMFEKAMIGRIPVGRLGTPGEIANLAAYLCSDYASWVSGAIIRMDGGEYVSMAGEFNDLRRVTKEQWAMMETMIRGTKGS, from the exons ATGGCGTCCACTTTACTGTGTCGGGTGTCGTCAATTTCTAAAACTGATTTAATCTTGCCGTTGAAGAGTCTTGTCTACAGACGG TTGTTCAGCAGTGGGACCAGGGCATTGAGTGAGACTGGACCCTCGCAGGCTAAATTCTTTCCTGCAAATGAGGGATCAATGCTGCTCCCTGGGACTTACAAAGGCAAAGTGGCCTTTATCACAGGAGGAGGAACGGGGTTGGGAAAAGGCATGACCACAACACTGTCAGCACTAGGGGCAGAGTGTGTCATCGCTAGCAG AAAACTGGATGTTTTGAAAAAGACTGCAGAGGAAATTACAGCTCAGACAGGAAATAAG GTCCATGCTGTGCAGTGTGATGTTAGAGACCCCAAGTCAATTGAAGCTGCTGTGGACCAACTGGTAGAGGTTGCTGGTCTCCCTGAT GTGGTGATCAACAACGCTGCAGGGAACTTCATCTCCCCGTCAGAGAAGCTGTCTGCCAACGCATGGAGGACCATCACAGACATCGTCCTGAACGGCACGGCCTTCGTCACCCTGGAACTGGGCAAGAGGCTGATACTGGCCGAGAAGG GTGCTGCGTTTCTGGCCATCACCACCATCTACGCAGAGACCGGCTCTGGATTTGTGGTTCCCAGTGCGGCTGCCAAGGCAGGAGTGGAAACTCTGTGCAT GTCTCTGGCTGCGGAGTGGGGGAGGTACGGCTTGAGGTTTAATGTCATCCAGCCAGGACCAATCAGAACCAAG GGGGCCTTCAGTCGTCTCGATCCCACGGGCATGTTTGAGAAGGCCATGATCGGCAGGATACCCGTGGGCAGGCTGGGCACGCCCGGAGAGATTGCCAACCTGGCAGCCTACTTGTGCAGTGACTATGCCAGCTGGGTGTCTGGAGCG ATAATTAGAATGGACGGTGGAGAGTATGTCTCCATGGCAGGAGAATTCAATGATCTGAGGAGG GTCACTAAGGAGCAGTGGGCTATGATGGAGACCATGATCAGGGGCACCAAGGGATCCTAA
- the decr1 gene encoding 2,4-dienoyl-CoA reductase, mitochondrial isoform X2, whose product MLLPGTYKGKVAFITGGGTGLGKGMTTTLSALGAECVIASRKLDVLKKTAEEITAQTGNKVHAVQCDVRDPKSIEAAVDQLVEVAGLPDVVINNAAGNFISPSEKLSANAWRTITDIVLNGTAFVTLELGKRLILAEKGAAFLAITTIYAETGSGFVVPSAAAKAGVETLCMSLAAEWGRYGLRFNVIQPGPIRTKGAFSRLDPTGMFEKAMIGRIPVGRLGTPGEIANLAAYLCSDYASWVSGAIIRMDGGEYVSMAGEFNDLRRVTKEQWAMMETMIRGTKGS is encoded by the exons ATGCTGCTCCCTGGGACTTACAAAGGCAAAGTGGCCTTTATCACAGGAGGAGGAACGGGGTTGGGAAAAGGCATGACCACAACACTGTCAGCACTAGGGGCAGAGTGTGTCATCGCTAGCAG AAAACTGGATGTTTTGAAAAAGACTGCAGAGGAAATTACAGCTCAGACAGGAAATAAG GTCCATGCTGTGCAGTGTGATGTTAGAGACCCCAAGTCAATTGAAGCTGCTGTGGACCAACTGGTAGAGGTTGCTGGTCTCCCTGAT GTGGTGATCAACAACGCTGCAGGGAACTTCATCTCCCCGTCAGAGAAGCTGTCTGCCAACGCATGGAGGACCATCACAGACATCGTCCTGAACGGCACGGCCTTCGTCACCCTGGAACTGGGCAAGAGGCTGATACTGGCCGAGAAGG GTGCTGCGTTTCTGGCCATCACCACCATCTACGCAGAGACCGGCTCTGGATTTGTGGTTCCCAGTGCGGCTGCCAAGGCAGGAGTGGAAACTCTGTGCAT GTCTCTGGCTGCGGAGTGGGGGAGGTACGGCTTGAGGTTTAATGTCATCCAGCCAGGACCAATCAGAACCAAG GGGGCCTTCAGTCGTCTCGATCCCACGGGCATGTTTGAGAAGGCCATGATCGGCAGGATACCCGTGGGCAGGCTGGGCACGCCCGGAGAGATTGCCAACCTGGCAGCCTACTTGTGCAGTGACTATGCCAGCTGGGTGTCTGGAGCG ATAATTAGAATGGACGGTGGAGAGTATGTCTCCATGGCAGGAGAATTCAATGATCTGAGGAGG GTCACTAAGGAGCAGTGGGCTATGATGGAGACCATGATCAGGGGCACCAAGGGATCCTAA